The following are encoded together in the Bacillota bacterium genome:
- a CDS encoding flavin reductase produces MNIAVIGATRGIGLEVVKAALDEGHAVTVLVRVAARMPVRHERLRIVQGDARDRAAVARVVDGQDVVCDCLGTRNKITRTTLFSRCAENLAASLKPEQLLIAVTGVGTGDSRGHGYWWFDYLVLPFWLGRVYADKERQERIIMERVARWIIVRPGMLTNGPRTGRYRALLDVTGIRGGDISRADVADFVLAQAKNPQFLGKTPLLIY; encoded by the coding sequence GTGAACATCGCGGTCATCGGGGCGACGCGTGGCATCGGTCTTGAAGTGGTGAAGGCGGCGCTGGATGAGGGTCACGCAGTGACGGTGCTCGTGCGGGTGGCGGCGCGGATGCCGGTGCGCCATGAGCGGCTGCGCATCGTTCAGGGCGATGCGCGGGACCGCGCCGCGGTGGCTCGGGTCGTCGACGGGCAGGATGTCGTGTGCGACTGCCTGGGCACGAGAAACAAGATTACACGGACCACGCTGTTCTCCCGCTGCGCGGAAAACTTGGCCGCGTCGCTCAAGCCGGAACAGCTGCTGATCGCCGTGACAGGCGTCGGTACCGGCGACAGCCGGGGACACGGCTATTGGTGGTTTGACTATTTGGTGCTTCCCTTCTGGCTCGGTCGCGTCTACGCCGACAAAGAGCGCCAAGAACGGATCATCATGGAACGGGTCGCACGGTGGATTATCGTGCGGCCCGGCATGCTTACCAACGGCCCGCGTACCGGCCGCTACCGCGCTTTGCTCGACGTCACGGGCATCCGCGGCGGCGACATTTCCCGCGCCGACGTGGCGGATTTCGTCCTCGCGCAGGCCAAGAACCCGCAGTTCTTGGGCAAGACGCCGCTGCTGATTTATTGA
- a CDS encoding DNA-3-methyladenine glycosylase — MAIDRAFFETPTLELCIKLLGKELTLHGVGGYIVEVEAYMGPHDRAAHSYGGRRTPRTEVMYGPPGRAYVYMIHRQHCLNVVSGPEGVPEAILVRALQPTKGIEIMQQRRGRTDGLTDGPGKLCQALGITREHNGWDFLTSPLRISDGIPVEEVAVGTRIGIDNAGEARFYPWRFWIAGNPYVSRPRKPLYTIRL, encoded by the coding sequence ATGGCCATCGATCGCGCATTTTTCGAAACGCCGACGCTGGAGTTGTGCATCAAGCTGTTGGGAAAGGAACTGACGCTCCACGGCGTAGGCGGCTACATCGTTGAAGTGGAAGCCTACATGGGCCCGCACGACCGGGCGGCGCATTCGTACGGCGGCCGGCGCACGCCGCGCACGGAAGTCATGTACGGTCCGCCGGGCCGGGCGTACGTGTACATGATTCACCGCCAGCACTGCCTGAACGTGGTGTCCGGGCCCGAAGGGGTGCCGGAAGCGATTTTGGTGCGGGCGCTGCAGCCGACGAAAGGGATCGAAATCATGCAACAGCGCCGCGGGCGGACCGACGGGCTCACCGACGGGCCAGGCAAGTTGTGCCAAGCGCTGGGCATCACCCGCGAGCACAACGGCTGGGACTTTCTCACGTCGCCGCTGCGCATCTCGGATGGCATCCCGGTGGAAGAGGTGGCCGTCGGCACCCGCATCGGCATCGACAACGCCGGCGAGGCGCGCTTTTACCCGTGGCGTTTCTGGATTGCGGGCAACCCGTACGTGTCGCGTCCCCGCAAGCCGCTCTACACCATCCGGCTGTGA
- a CDS encoding polysaccharide biosynthesis protein: MRRTALAVIDASIAAASVVAALYLRFDGVIPPQYISLLPTAIPIFVAIRIAALGLFRAYRIVWRYAMTRDVLLWLAGVAFGSVVLGTLRLTGALALPRSVFLIEPLVFGVLAAAPRAFVRWHRHRQQKAQGSRRKRVLIVGAGDAGSLLMREFESQPHLGVQVVGFVDDDPSKIGRSLNGVRVLGPRKQIPELVQRLAVERIIIAMPSAGADVIRETVNICRRTGADLKILPPVGELVAGQVRAQDVREVRIEDLLRRKPVETDLTAISGYLRGKRVLVTGAGGSIGSELCRQVCAFAPELLILLDHSENNVFEINAELRERFPNVKLVPLLADIRNRSKIDYIFDRYRPHVVFHAAAHKHVPLMEAHPDEAIANNVLGTRNVAEAAARYGAERFVMVSTDKAVNPGNVMGATKRLAELIVQAMQAMQEEDAFREAAAGQEVAAGAKNAWRDGARGNGFKAHGRTRFVSVRFGNVLGSRGSVIPLFRKQIERGGPVTVTHPEMTRYFMTIPEAVQLILQAAAMGEGGEVFVLDMGEPVRIADLARDLIRLSGYEPDKDIQIVYTGIRPGEKLFEELVNDDETVSKTSHEKILVLNGGKVDVEAVRRTVQQFEEMLAEGVPARDPEALERMVAMLYEAVDGRPVNPIAYRELLSS, from the coding sequence GTGCGCCGGACGGCGCTGGCGGTCATCGACGCGAGCATCGCCGCGGCGTCCGTCGTCGCGGCGCTTTACTTGCGCTTTGACGGAGTCATCCCCCCACAGTACATCTCCTTGTTGCCTACGGCTATACCGATTTTCGTCGCGATCCGTATCGCCGCCTTGGGGCTGTTTCGCGCCTATCGCATCGTGTGGCGCTACGCCATGACGCGGGACGTCCTGCTCTGGCTGGCCGGCGTCGCCTTCGGCTCGGTCGTGCTCGGAACGCTGCGCTTGACCGGAGCGCTGGCGCTGCCGCGCTCGGTTTTCCTCATCGAGCCGCTGGTGTTCGGCGTGCTGGCTGCGGCGCCGCGCGCGTTCGTGCGCTGGCACCGGCACCGCCAGCAAAAGGCGCAAGGATCCCGCCGCAAGCGGGTGCTGATCGTCGGCGCCGGCGACGCGGGCTCCCTGCTGATGCGGGAGTTTGAGAGCCAGCCGCATCTGGGCGTGCAGGTCGTCGGCTTCGTGGATGACGATCCGTCGAAGATCGGCCGCTCGCTGAACGGCGTGCGGGTACTGGGGCCGCGCAAACAAATCCCGGAGCTCGTCCAGCGCTTGGCCGTTGAACGCATCATCATCGCCATGCCGTCGGCGGGCGCCGATGTGATCCGCGAGACGGTCAACATTTGCCGCCGCACCGGCGCGGACTTGAAGATTTTGCCGCCGGTGGGCGAGCTGGTGGCCGGCCAGGTGCGCGCGCAGGACGTGCGCGAGGTGCGCATCGAGGACTTGCTGCGCCGCAAGCCGGTTGAGACCGACTTGACCGCCATCTCCGGCTACTTGCGCGGCAAGCGGGTGCTGGTGACGGGCGCGGGCGGCTCCATCGGCAGCGAGCTGTGCCGGCAAGTGTGCGCGTTTGCGCCGGAGCTGCTGATTCTGCTGGACCACAGCGAAAACAACGTCTTCGAAATCAACGCCGAGCTGCGCGAGCGGTTCCCCAACGTGAAGCTGGTTCCGCTCCTCGCCGACATCCGCAACCGGTCCAAGATCGATTACATCTTCGATCGCTATCGCCCGCACGTGGTGTTCCACGCCGCGGCGCACAAACACGTGCCCTTGATGGAGGCGCATCCGGACGAAGCCATCGCCAACAACGTGCTGGGCACGCGCAACGTGGCCGAGGCGGCGGCCCGCTACGGCGCGGAGCGTTTCGTCATGGTGTCGACGGACAAGGCGGTCAATCCGGGCAACGTCATGGGCGCCACCAAGCGGTTGGCGGAGCTCATTGTCCAGGCCATGCAGGCCATGCAGGAGGAGGACGCATTCCGGGAAGCCGCGGCGGGGCAGGAGGTCGCGGCGGGCGCGAAGAACGCGTGGCGCGACGGGGCGCGGGGCAACGGCTTTAAGGCTCACGGCCGGACGCGCTTCGTGTCGGTCCGCTTCGGCAACGTGCTGGGCAGCCGGGGCAGCGTCATCCCGCTGTTCCGCAAGCAGATCGAGCGGGGCGGCCCGGTGACGGTGACGCACCCGGAGATGACGCGCTACTTCATGACCATCCCCGAGGCGGTGCAGTTAATCCTGCAGGCGGCGGCCATGGGCGAAGGCGGCGAAGTGTTCGTCCTCGACATGGGCGAGCCGGTGCGCATCGCGGACTTGGCGCGCGACTTGATTCGCCTGTCCGGGTACGAGCCGGACAAGGACATCCAAATCGTTTACACGGGCATCCGCCCGGGCGAGAAGCTGTTCGAGGAATTGGTCAACGACGACGAGACGGTGAGCAAGACGAGCCACGAGAAGATTCTGGTGCTCAACGGCGGCAAGGTGGACGTGGAAGCCGTGCGGCGCACGGTGCAGCAGTTCGAGGAGATGCTGGCCGAAGGCGTGCCGGCGCGGGACCCGGAAGCGCTGGAGCGCATGGTGGCCATGTTGTACGAGGCGGTGGACGGGCGGCCGGTGAATCCCATCGCTTATCGGGAGCTGCTGTCCAGCTGA
- a CDS encoding 2-keto-3-deoxygluconate permease, whose amino-acid sequence MGRVPIVDTLQRVPGGMMLIPLLLGSLVRTFAPGFLGLGSFTTALFRDSALPLIALLILATGAQINLRQSGKVLAKTGVLLLMKTIVPGLLIIGFGFLFGLDGVLGISLLAAMVAFINSNGGLWLALASQYGDEEDRGAYIASALNDGPFFTLVFLGLSGLGDIPFVYVVAAILPFLIGFVLGNLDYKFAQMMKPASAITVPFFAFALGAGIDLRSLAIGGVTGILLGLLVALLTGALTYLGYRWLLRERSAVGFAAGTTAGNSVATPAIVAQADPAFVPYVGVATAQVAAAVLVTAIVAPLLTHYMNRRLRGRRSAARA is encoded by the coding sequence ATGGGACGAGTGCCGATTGTTGACACGCTGCAGCGCGTTCCGGGCGGGATGATGCTCATTCCGCTGCTGTTGGGTTCTCTCGTGCGCACGTTCGCGCCGGGCTTTCTCGGGCTCGGCTCGTTTACGACGGCGCTGTTCCGGGACAGCGCGCTGCCGCTCATCGCGTTGCTCATCCTGGCCACCGGCGCGCAGATCAATTTGCGCCAGAGTGGCAAAGTGCTGGCGAAAACGGGCGTCCTGTTGCTTATGAAAACCATCGTGCCGGGGCTGCTGATCATCGGCTTCGGCTTCTTGTTCGGGCTCGACGGCGTGCTGGGCATCTCGCTGCTGGCGGCGATGGTGGCCTTCATCAACTCGAACGGGGGGCTGTGGCTGGCGTTGGCGTCGCAGTACGGCGACGAGGAAGACCGCGGGGCGTACATCGCCAGTGCGCTGAACGACGGTCCCTTTTTTACCCTGGTGTTCCTGGGCCTCAGCGGCTTGGGCGACATCCCGTTCGTCTACGTGGTGGCGGCCATTTTGCCGTTCCTCATCGGCTTCGTGCTGGGCAACTTGGACTACAAGTTCGCTCAGATGATGAAGCCCGCCTCGGCCATTACGGTGCCGTTTTTCGCCTTCGCGCTGGGCGCGGGCATCGACTTGCGCTCGCTGGCCATCGGCGGCGTCACGGGCATCTTGCTGGGGCTGCTGGTGGCTCTCCTTACGGGCGCCCTGACGTATCTAGGCTATCGTTGGCTGCTGCGCGAGCGCAGCGCCGTAGGCTTCGCGGCGGGCACCACGGCGGGCAACTCGGTGGCAACGCCGGCCATCGTGGCGCAGGCGGACCCGGCGTTCGTGCCTTACGTGGGGGTGGCCACGGCGCAGGTCGCGGCGGCGGTGCTGGTAACGGCCATCGTGGCGCCGCTGCTGACGCACTACATGAACCGGCGGCTCCGGGGCCGGCGGTCCGCAGCGCGGGCGTGA
- a CDS encoding cobalt ABC transporter permease, with the protein MPGNSWLHKLDPMTKLLMAAVGVVLTFVLTSAAGGAALFALLLLVLGTGGVLPRARSVFLGVAVIAMTFLIVQALVYPGNAEELARLGPLVIYREGTLVGLRLALRLYDILAATLILVLATNPSDLTEALVRRGASPRLGYIMTAVLQMVPQMMSQAAAISDAQRSRGLETEGRLWTRMKAFLPLMGPLVTSSLIATEERALALEVRGFGSKTRPTFLKEEVRPPYAGLVRAACWLLLALGLFGRVRYGW; encoded by the coding sequence GTGCCGGGCAACTCGTGGCTTCACAAGCTGGACCCGATGACCAAGTTGCTCATGGCCGCGGTCGGCGTGGTGCTCACGTTCGTTCTCACCAGCGCCGCGGGCGGTGCCGCGCTGTTCGCCCTGCTCCTCCTCGTCCTGGGCACGGGGGGCGTGTTGCCGAGAGCCCGGTCTGTCTTTCTCGGCGTCGCCGTTATCGCGATGACTTTCCTTATCGTCCAGGCCCTCGTGTACCCGGGCAACGCCGAGGAGCTGGCCCGCCTCGGGCCGCTGGTCATCTACCGCGAAGGCACGCTGGTCGGCCTGCGGCTCGCGCTGCGCCTGTACGATATCCTGGCGGCCACCCTCATCCTCGTGCTGGCCACCAACCCGTCGGATCTCACGGAAGCCCTGGTGCGGCGCGGCGCTTCGCCTCGCCTCGGCTACATCATGACCGCGGTGCTGCAAATGGTGCCCCAGATGATGTCGCAGGCGGCCGCCATCTCCGACGCCCAGCGCTCCCGGGGCCTGGAGACCGAGGGCCGCTTGTGGACCCGCATGAAGGCCTTCCTGCCGCTGATGGGGCCGCTGGTCACCAGCTCTCTCATCGCCACCGAGGAGCGGGCTCTCGCGCTGGAAGTGCGAGGGTTCGGCAGCAAGACTCGTCCCACGTTCCTCAAGGAAGAGGTGCGCCCGCCCTACGCCGGGCTGGTGCGGGCCGCGTGCTGGCTGCTGCTGGCGCTCGGCCTCTTCGGCCGCGTGCGCTACGGCTGGTAG
- a CDS encoding ECF transporter S component: MSEQKKTNPWTMQLTTLSIVLIPVAVGINFVGKWIAAALKLPLWLDSIGTAVAAMLAGPLIGGFSGAINNIIFGITVDPISFWYLIPSFLIGLTVGSLAFMGWMSNFRRVLLLGLIVALVASLSSTPINVGLWEGQTGNVWGDALYAALVARGWPIWIASFLNSLVVDIPDKLLTVIVSYLIVRALPERITGLFVGGRREVERL; the protein is encoded by the coding sequence ATGAGCGAGCAAAAGAAGACGAATCCGTGGACCATGCAGCTGACGACGCTGTCGATTGTGTTGATCCCCGTCGCCGTGGGCATCAACTTCGTGGGCAAGTGGATCGCGGCCGCCCTCAAGCTGCCCCTGTGGCTGGACTCCATCGGCACGGCCGTCGCCGCCATGCTGGCCGGGCCGCTGATCGGGGGCTTTTCGGGCGCGATCAACAACATCATCTTCGGCATCACCGTCGACCCCATCTCGTTCTGGTACCTGATCCCGAGCTTCCTCATCGGCCTGACGGTGGGCTCCCTGGCCTTCATGGGCTGGATGTCCAACTTCCGCCGCGTCCTGCTCCTGGGCCTCATCGTCGCCCTGGTGGCGTCGCTCTCCTCGACGCCCATCAACGTCGGCCTCTGGGAAGGCCAGACGGGCAACGTCTGGGGCGACGCGCTGTACGCCGCTCTGGTGGCGAGGGGCTGGCCCATCTGGATCGCATCGTTCCTGAACTCGCTGGTCGTCGACATTCCCGACAAGCTGCTCACCGTCATCGTTTCGTACTTGATCGTGCGGGCGCTTCCTGAGCGCATCACCGGCTTGTTCGTCGGCGGCCGGCGCGAAGTGGAGCGGCTGTGA
- the pdxA gene encoding 4-hydroxythreonine-4-phosphate dehydrogenase PdxA, with the protein MAANGNKANGAAGTAQRPLLAVTMGDAAGIGPEIIVKALARLDVLAACRPLVIGDADIMESHLRFWPREQGATSVRPAVRRVAAPEEVGDVPWGTIPVLQPGAPLASVRPGQLSAEAGRGAVEYVLAAAELAKAGRVAGIVTAPLNKEAIHLAGYQFPGHTELLAQAFGVKTFSLVLSARDMFVFHVTTHVSLRQALDLITIPRVLAQIRLAHWLAAALDLSGEPIAVAGVNPHAGEGGLFGTEERDVIEPAIKQARAEGIPAVGPLPADVLFPRAARGRYRFVIAMYHDQGHAVFKTLYFDEGVNVTAGLPVIRTSVDHGTAFDIAGQGVAKEDSLVAAIDLAARLGPKWPAVYERAKAYEADL; encoded by the coding sequence ATGGCGGCCAACGGGAACAAGGCCAACGGGGCGGCGGGGACCGCGCAGCGGCCGCTTTTGGCCGTGACGATGGGCGACGCGGCGGGCATCGGCCCGGAAATCATCGTCAAAGCGCTGGCGCGCCTGGACGTGCTGGCGGCGTGCCGCCCGCTGGTCATCGGCGACGCGGACATCATGGAGAGCCACCTGCGCTTCTGGCCGCGGGAGCAGGGGGCGACGTCGGTGAGGCCGGCAGTGCGGCGGGTGGCGGCGCCGGAGGAAGTAGGCGACGTGCCGTGGGGCACCATTCCGGTGCTGCAGCCGGGGGCGCCGCTGGCCTCAGTCCGGCCTGGGCAGTTGTCGGCGGAAGCGGGGCGCGGGGCCGTCGAGTACGTGCTGGCCGCGGCCGAGCTGGCGAAGGCGGGGCGGGTGGCCGGCATCGTGACGGCGCCGCTCAACAAAGAAGCCATCCACTTGGCAGGCTATCAGTTTCCGGGCCACACGGAGCTGCTGGCGCAAGCGTTCGGCGTCAAGACGTTTTCGCTGGTGCTGTCGGCGCGCGACATGTTCGTCTTCCACGTGACCACGCACGTGTCGCTGCGCCAAGCGCTGGACTTGATTACGATTCCCCGCGTCTTGGCCCAGATCCGCCTGGCGCACTGGTTGGCCGCGGCGCTGGACTTGTCCGGCGAGCCCATCGCGGTGGCGGGCGTCAATCCGCATGCGGGCGAAGGCGGCTTGTTCGGCACCGAGGAGCGGGACGTCATCGAGCCGGCCATCAAGCAGGCCAGGGCGGAGGGCATTCCGGCCGTGGGGCCGCTGCCGGCGGACGTCTTGTTTCCCCGCGCGGCCCGGGGGCGGTACCGGTTCGTCATCGCCATGTACCACGACCAGGGGCACGCGGTGTTCAAGACGCTGTATTTCGACGAAGGCGTCAACGTCACCGCCGGCTTGCCCGTCATCCGCACGTCCGTGGACCACGGAACGGCCTTCGACATCGCCGGCCAAGGCGTCGCCAAGGAGGACAGCCTCGTGGCCGCCATCGACCTGGCGGCGCGCCTTGGACCCAAGTGGCCGGCGGTCTACGAGCGCGCCAAAGCCTACGAGGCCGACTTGTAA
- a CDS encoding Hsp20/alpha crystallin family protein, giving the protein MRWLVRRYNTLDDWFERMWAMPYSAWQLLEEFFPFERRRVPAVEVAEEGNDVVVRVELPGVNPDDADVWLTDDRLTVRAERRQETRIEHQGYFHTERQYGSFQRVIPLPTEVDPDKAEARFVNGVLEVRAPKRNPREGYGRRLEIR; this is encoded by the coding sequence ATGCGGTGGCTGGTGAGAAGGTACAACACGCTGGACGACTGGTTTGAGCGCATGTGGGCCATGCCCTACTCGGCGTGGCAGCTGTTGGAGGAGTTCTTCCCCTTCGAGCGGCGGCGGGTGCCGGCGGTGGAAGTGGCCGAGGAAGGCAACGACGTGGTGGTGCGCGTCGAGTTGCCGGGCGTGAACCCGGACGACGCCGACGTCTGGCTGACGGACGATCGCCTGACGGTGCGGGCCGAGCGCCGGCAGGAGACGCGCATCGAGCACCAAGGCTACTTCCACACGGAGCGGCAGTACGGCTCGTTCCAGCGGGTCATTCCGCTGCCGACCGAAGTGGATCCGGACAAGGCGGAAGCGCGGTTCGTCAACGGCGTCCTGGAGGTGCGGGCGCCGAAACGGAATCCGAGGGAAGGGTACGGGCGGCGCTTGGAAATCCGGTAG
- a CDS encoding NUDIX hydrolase, whose translation MYDLRPRGERGRLGLSASGGREAAREFGMPRKLFRLGVYALAIYRGHVILVRKGGGPYVGRWDLPGGGVEFGEAPLETLARELQEETGLAFAEAELFDVASLCVSYVAQDGVEENLHQVGILYRVTVDSLAGLKTDADGRDSLGSLVVPIGEAITLEMTPFAQLAIEKALVAARA comes from the coding sequence ATGTACGACTTACGGCCAAGGGGTGAGAGAGGAAGATTAGGCCTTAGCGCTTCGGGTGGGAGAGAGGCAGCGAGGGAGTTCGGAATGCCGAGGAAGCTTTTTCGTTTAGGCGTTTACGCGTTAGCCATCTACCGGGGTCACGTGATTCTCGTTCGCAAGGGCGGCGGCCCCTATGTCGGACGATGGGACTTGCCTGGCGGGGGCGTGGAATTCGGCGAGGCGCCATTGGAGACGCTTGCCCGTGAGCTCCAGGAGGAGACGGGACTGGCGTTTGCGGAGGCTGAGCTGTTCGACGTGGCGTCTTTGTGCGTCTCGTACGTGGCCCAGGACGGCGTTGAGGAGAACCTGCACCAGGTTGGCATCTTGTACCGGGTCACCGTGGACTCCCTCGCTGGGTTGAAGACGGATGCGGATGGACGGGATTCACTAGGTAGCCTCGTCGTCCCCATTGGTGAAGCCATTACGCTGGAGATGACGCCGTTTGCGCAACTGGCCATCGAGAAAGCTTTGGTGGCCGCTCGTGCCTGA
- a CDS encoding ABC transporter: MPVVEVENLRYRYPGQQRLALDGISFTAEEGQFIGIIGPNLSGKSTLCHALVGLVPHFYKGAIGGRVVVAGLDVHETPVAEMSRHVGLVFQNPFTQITGSKLTVYEETAFGLEYTGVPREEMVVRIEKALKLLGLWELRDRSPFALSGGQMQRLAIASVLAMEPKVLVLDEPTSQLDPQGTREVFDAVAALCRQGMTVIMAEHKIELLAAHADRILVLQDGKLVADDSPRAVFSRSSVAIPRPPVTAAAAALAWTRPEGGLPITVEEAVQVGQERLGPRDAAPEDGAETDATQRNPSAATSEYPHGAPAETPSEPPGNPVIAVRDVHFHYVPGVPVLRGITLNLYPGATAIIGQNGAGKSTFVRLLNGLLKPVSGQVLVKGVDTRNTTVATLARTVGLVFQNPSDQLFKSRVLDEVMFGPLNLGLAPREAERRAREALAQVGLNGVEHRNPYDLGLAERKLVTIASVLSMGTEVIVLDEPTIGQDEEGVRRLGELVRALAAQGRTVVTITHDMNFVAQYFQRVLVFSEGRVLADGDAAAVFSQADVLRRAGVEAPQITRLSQALKLAPPALTVEQFVARVQSLQDKKRPTAP, translated from the coding sequence ATGCCCGTCGTCGAAGTGGAAAACTTGCGCTACCGCTACCCGGGCCAGCAGCGCCTCGCGCTGGACGGCATCAGCTTCACGGCCGAAGAAGGCCAGTTCATCGGCATCATAGGTCCCAACTTGTCGGGCAAGTCCACCTTGTGCCACGCCCTGGTGGGCCTGGTGCCGCATTTCTACAAGGGCGCCATTGGCGGGCGCGTCGTGGTGGCGGGCCTGGACGTGCACGAGACGCCGGTGGCGGAAATGAGCCGGCACGTGGGGCTGGTGTTTCAGAATCCGTTTACGCAGATTACGGGCAGCAAGCTGACGGTGTATGAGGAGACGGCCTTCGGGCTCGAGTATACGGGCGTGCCGCGCGAGGAGATGGTGGTGCGCATCGAAAAGGCGCTGAAGCTCCTGGGCCTGTGGGAGCTGCGTGACCGCAGCCCCTTTGCGCTTTCGGGCGGGCAAATGCAGCGGCTGGCCATCGCGTCGGTGCTGGCGATGGAGCCGAAGGTGCTGGTGCTGGACGAGCCTACGTCGCAGCTGGACCCGCAAGGCACGCGGGAAGTGTTCGACGCGGTGGCGGCGTTGTGCCGGCAAGGCATGACGGTCATCATGGCCGAGCACAAGATCGAGCTGCTGGCGGCGCACGCCGACCGCATCCTCGTGCTGCAGGACGGCAAGCTGGTGGCCGACGACTCGCCCCGGGCGGTCTTTTCCCGATCGTCCGTCGCCATTCCGCGCCCGCCCGTCACCGCGGCCGCGGCGGCGCTGGCCTGGACGCGGCCCGAGGGCGGCTTGCCGATCACCGTAGAGGAAGCTGTCCAGGTGGGGCAAGAGCGGCTAGGGCCCCGCGACGCCGCGCCGGAAGATGGCGCGGAGACCGATGCCACCCAACGCAACCCTTCCGCCGCGACGAGCGAGTATCCGCACGGCGCACCGGCCGAGACGCCGTCCGAACCGCCGGGCAACCCCGTCATCGCGGTGCGCGACGTCCACTTCCACTACGTGCCCGGCGTGCCGGTCCTCAGAGGCATTACCCTGAACCTGTACCCCGGCGCGACGGCCATCATCGGCCAAAACGGCGCAGGGAAGTCCACGTTCGTGCGGCTGCTCAACGGCTTGCTGAAGCCCGTCAGCGGCCAGGTGCTGGTCAAAGGCGTCGACACCCGCAACACGACCGTCGCGACGCTGGCCCGCACCGTGGGCCTCGTCTTCCAGAACCCGTCGGACCAGCTCTTCAAGAGCCGCGTCCTGGACGAGGTCATGTTCGGCCCGCTGAACCTCGGGCTCGCCCCCCGTGAAGCCGAGCGCCGCGCGCGCGAAGCCCTGGCCCAAGTGGGCCTGAACGGCGTGGAGCACCGCAACCCCTACGACCTGGGACTGGCCGAGCGCAAGCTGGTCACCATCGCCAGCGTCCTCTCCATGGGCACCGAGGTCATCGTGCTGGATGAGCCCACCATCGGCCAGGACGAAGAAGGCGTGCGCCGCCTGGGCGAGCTGGTGCGGGCCTTGGCCGCCCAGGGCCGGACGGTCGTCACTATCACCCACGACATGAACTTCGTCGCCCAGTACTTCCAGCGCGTCCTCGTCTTTTCCGAAGGGCGTGTGCTGGCCGACGGCGACGCGGCCGCGGTCTTCTCACAGGCAGACGTCCTGCGGCGGGCAGGCGTCGAAGCGCCGCAAATCACCCGCCTCAGCCAGGCCCTCAAGCTTGCGCCGCCGGCGCTGACGGTCGAGCAATTTGTCGCGCGCGTGCAGAGCCTGCAGGACAAGAAGCGGCCGACTGCTCCGTAA
- a CDS encoding uracil-DNA glycosylase, with the protein MYADWEYWGKPVPSFGDPAARLLVVGLAPAAHGGNRTGRMFTGDSSGDWLVEALHAYGFANQPTSVHRGDGLRLIDAYITAAAHCAPPDNKPTPEELSNCLPFLRRELELLTNLQVVIVLGRTGFDAFWRAMKELGRIKPDVKKPVFAHGARFAWDPAQPTLLMSYHPSRQNTQTGRLTKPMFHSVFAAARALIDDSSPAQGPACNG; encoded by the coding sequence ATGTACGCCGACTGGGAGTACTGGGGCAAACCGGTGCCCAGCTTCGGCGACCCGGCGGCGCGGCTGCTGGTCGTCGGCCTGGCGCCCGCGGCGCACGGCGGCAACCGCACCGGCCGCATGTTCACCGGCGACAGCTCAGGCGATTGGCTCGTCGAGGCGCTGCACGCCTACGGTTTCGCCAACCAGCCTACCTCCGTCCACCGCGGCGACGGCTTGCGGCTCATCGACGCGTACATCACCGCCGCGGCACATTGCGCTCCGCCCGACAACAAGCCGACGCCGGAGGAGCTGAGCAACTGCCTGCCCTTCCTCCGGCGCGAGCTGGAGCTGCTGACCAACCTGCAGGTCGTCATCGTCCTGGGCCGCACGGGCTTTGACGCCTTCTGGCGCGCCATGAAGGAACTGGGCCGCATCAAGCCGGATGTGAAAAAACCTGTTTTCGCACACGGCGCCCGGTTCGCTTGGGACCCGGCCCAGCCGACGCTGTTGATGTCTTATCATCCGAGCCGCCAGAACACCCAAACCGGCCGCCTGACCAAGCCCATGTTCCACTCGGTCTTCGCCGCGGCGCGCGCCCTGATCGACGACTCATCCCCGGCGCAAGGGCCGGCGTGCAATGGATGA